A stretch of Paenibacillus mucilaginosus 3016 DNA encodes these proteins:
- a CDS encoding DMT family transporter: MNRSWIYIMVGALFEVCWVIGFKHADDWVTWLGTAISVLISFTLIIIASTKLPVGTVYAVFTGLGTGGTVLAEMILFDEPVKVAKLLLIALLLAGVLGLKLVGGSSDSKEVAH; this comes from the coding sequence GTGAACCGCAGTTGGATTTACATTATGGTTGGCGCGTTATTCGAAGTGTGCTGGGTTATCGGCTTCAAGCATGCAGACGATTGGGTTACGTGGCTGGGAACCGCGATCTCCGTTCTCATTTCGTTCACACTCATTATCATCGCATCTACCAAATTGCCTGTGGGTACGGTTTATGCCGTATTTACCGGACTCGGGACCGGCGGTACCGTGCTTGCCGAAATGATTTTGTTCGATGAGCCTGTGAAGGTGGCCAAGCTTCTACTGATTGCATTACTGTTGGCAGGCGTTTTGGGATTGAAGTTGGTCGGCGGCTCTTCCGATTCCAAGGAGGTGGCGCACTGA
- a CDS encoding DMT family transporter, with translation MAWISLILAGMFEVVGVLGMNRIKRDNNAQAYLLFSSGIILSFICLSFAMKSLPMGTAYAIWTGIGTVGGALVGMFFFGESKEWRRILFIAMVLAAAVGLKLIS, from the coding sequence ATGGCTTGGATATCGTTAATTTTGGCCGGCATGTTCGAAGTCGTAGGTGTGCTTGGGATGAACCGAATCAAGCGTGACAATAACGCACAGGCTTATCTTCTCTTCTCCAGCGGTATCATTCTGAGCTTTATCTGCTTGAGTTTTGCCATGAAAAGTCTGCCTATGGGTACGGCGTATGCGATATGGACAGGGATCGGTACGGTTGGAGGAGCCTTGGTCGGTATGTTTTTCTTTGGTGAATCCAAAGAGTGGCGCCGCATCCTGTTTATTGCCATGGTGTTAGCCGCGGCTGTCGGTCTGAAGCTCATCTCTTAA